The Aquidulcibacter paucihalophilus genome has a window encoding:
- the efp gene encoding elongation factor P — translation MAKINGNTIKPGMVLEHNKGLWVVTKASHVKPGKGGAFANVEAKNLETGNKLNERFRSEDKVERVTLEQKEFSYLYEQGDALVFMDDATYEQTELQKDWVGEDRVAYLQDGMKVVIEMHEDRPIGLTLPDQVTLEVVETEPTVKGQTASSSYKPAIANNGVRIMIPPYMGVGERIIVDTTTGEYVRRAE, via the coding sequence ATGGCGAAGATCAACGGCAACACCATCAAGCCCGGCATGGTCCTTGAGCACAACAAGGGCCTGTGGGTCGTGACCAAGGCCAGCCACGTCAAGCCCGGCAAGGGCGGCGCCTTCGCCAACGTCGAGGCCAAGAACCTCGAGACCGGCAACAAGCTGAACGAACGCTTCCGGTCGGAAGACAAGGTCGAGCGCGTCACGCTGGAGCAGAAGGAGTTCTCCTATCTTTACGAGCAGGGCGACGCCCTGGTCTTCATGGACGACGCTACCTACGAGCAGACCGAGCTGCAGAAGGACTGGGTCGGTGAGGACCGCGTCGCCTACCTCCAGGACGGCATGAAGGTCGTCATCGAAATGCACGAGGACCGGCCGATCGGCCTGACCCTGCCCGACCAGGTCACGCTGGAAGTCGTCGAGACCGAGCCCACCGTGAAGGGCCAGACCGCCTCGTCGTCCTACAAGCCCGCCATCGCCAACAACGGCGTCCGCATCATGATCCCGCCTTACATGGGCGTGGGTGAGCGGATCATCGTCGACACGACGACGGGCGAGTACGTTCGCCGCGCCGAGTAG
- a CDS encoding inositol monophosphatase family protein, with protein sequence MALASALVSVMIDAVRKTARPMLRDFGEVAQLQVSRKGPGDFVTAADIKAEDTLYELLMKARPGYGFLGEERGMIEGTDKSHLWIVDPIDGTTNFMHAMPHFAITVGLQRTAPDGSSEIVAGVTYNPVMNELFWAEKGKGCYLNDQRIRVAARRDLSESLIATGLPFIGKTGHAQAIKDIHAIGQRVAGIRRLGSAALDFAWVAAGRYDAYYERNLQPWDVAAGILFVTEAGGIVTTIDGEGRPETGAQILATNSDLHPQLLKVLRG encoded by the coding sequence ATGGCCCTCGCCTCTGCCCTCGTTTCCGTCATGATCGACGCGGTCCGCAAGACCGCCCGGCCGATGCTGCGCGACTTCGGCGAGGTCGCCCAGCTGCAGGTGTCGCGCAAGGGGCCCGGCGACTTCGTCACGGCCGCCGACATCAAGGCCGAGGACACCCTCTACGAACTGCTGATGAAGGCCCGCCCCGGCTACGGCTTCCTGGGCGAGGAACGCGGCATGATCGAGGGGACCGACAAGTCCCACCTGTGGATCGTCGATCCGATCGACGGCACCACCAACTTCATGCACGCCATGCCGCATTTCGCGATCACGGTCGGGCTGCAGCGGACCGCGCCGGACGGCAGTTCCGAGATCGTCGCGGGCGTGACCTACAACCCCGTCATGAACGAGCTGTTCTGGGCCGAAAAGGGCAAGGGCTGCTATCTGAACGACCAGCGCATCCGCGTCGCGGCGCGCCGCGACCTGTCGGAAAGCCTGATCGCCACCGGCCTGCCCTTCATCGGCAAGACCGGCCACGCCCAGGCCATCAAGGACATCCACGCCATCGGCCAGCGCGTCGCCGGCATCCGCCGTCTGGGCTCGGCGGCGCTGGACTTCGCCTGGGTCGCGGCGGGGCGGTACGACGCCTACTATGAGCGCAACCTCCAGCCTTGGGACGTGGCGGCGGGCATCCTGTTCGTCACCGAGGCCGGCGGCATCGTCACCACCATCGACGGCGAGGGCCGCCCCGAGACGGGGGCCCAGATCCTGGCCACGAACTCGGACCTGCACCCGCAGCTGCTGAAGGTCCTGCGGGGCTAG
- a CDS encoding 2Fe-2S iron-sulfur cluster-binding protein: protein MTASQLLGYIGWAALIQIIIWGGLGAWLSRRQVSPRASPEPAAGPPWRAFRIVRRTLEDPDGSQCSFHLAPVDGRPLPDFHPGQFLTVSLTPPGEACPVVRCYSLSDRPEPGLYRITIKRVPSPPERPDLPPGRCSGYFHDHVQVGDTIRVRGPSGAFYLDPDPDLPVVMIAGGIGVTPMVSMLRWLASTTPQRRAHLFYAVQNSAVHAFRLELRTLFQSCPALDQTVVYARPLPGDVEGQDYDRKGFVDQALVEPVLQTLGRCAVYVCGPPPMMEALVPALRRAGVAEADLHYEAFGPASVPRPAHIPADAGGLPVVRLPVRFLRSGRTVDWTGQAGTLLEFAESNGIAIDAGCRAGQCGSCETRLVSGEVSYHQRPDWEVAQGYCLPCVCAPSSALELDA from the coding sequence ATGACCGCGTCCCAGCTGCTCGGATATATTGGCTGGGCGGCGCTGATCCAGATCATCATCTGGGGCGGTCTCGGGGCCTGGTTGAGCCGTCGGCAGGTCAGCCCCCGGGCATCGCCGGAACCCGCTGCGGGGCCGCCATGGCGCGCATTCCGGATCGTGCGACGAACCCTTGAGGACCCGGACGGGTCCCAGTGCTCCTTTCACCTCGCTCCGGTCGACGGTCGACCCCTGCCGGATTTTCACCCCGGTCAGTTCCTGACGGTGTCCCTGACCCCTCCGGGCGAGGCGTGTCCGGTGGTCCGGTGCTACTCGCTGTCGGACCGGCCGGAACCCGGTCTCTATCGGATCACGATCAAGCGTGTCCCGTCTCCCCCGGAGCGACCGGATCTGCCGCCGGGTCGGTGCTCCGGCTATTTTCATGACCATGTCCAGGTCGGCGACACGATCCGGGTGCGAGGGCCTTCAGGTGCCTTTTACCTCGACCCGGACCCCGACCTGCCGGTGGTGATGATCGCGGGCGGCATCGGGGTCACGCCGATGGTCAGCATGTTGCGCTGGCTGGCCAGCACGACGCCGCAGCGCCGGGCCCATCTCTTCTATGCTGTCCAGAACAGCGCCGTGCACGCCTTCCGGCTGGAACTCCGCACGCTGTTCCAGTCCTGTCCGGCCCTTGATCAGACCGTCGTCTATGCCCGGCCCCTGCCAGGCGATGTGGAGGGTCAGGATTACGACCGGAAAGGCTTTGTCGATCAGGCGCTGGTAGAGCCGGTCCTGCAGACCCTTGGCCGCTGCGCCGTCTATGTTTGCGGTCCGCCGCCGATGATGGAAGCCCTGGTCCCCGCCCTGCGCCGTGCCGGGGTCGCCGAGGCCGACCTGCACTATGAGGCCTTTGGCCCGGCCTCGGTGCCGCGCCCGGCCCACATCCCGGCTGACGCGGGGGGCCTCCCGGTCGTCCGCCTGCCGGTGCGCTTCCTGCGGTCGGGCCGCACGGTGGACTGGACCGGCCAGGCCGGCACCTTGCTGGAGTTTGCGGAGAGCAACGGTATCGCCATCGACGCCGGTTGTCGGGCGGGCCAGTGCGGCAGTTGCGAGACCCGCCTCGTCTCGGGCGAGGTCAGCTACCATCAACGTCCGGACTGGGAGGTGGCGCAGGGCTACTGCCTGCCCTGCGTCTGCGCCCCGTCCTCGGCCCTGGAGCTGGACGCATGA
- a CDS encoding thioredoxin family protein: MKRVALIVSAALAVAACASAPDTASKPEARSYLVSENASADVDAALARARQSGKRVLLVMGANWCGDSRALAGWLATDRFAELIERKYELVFVNIGMPSSGDGHNLGIATRFGIQELPGLPNVLVLTGDGVLVNPTTATRWGNAGSRTGDAIYDELAALADLQL, encoded by the coding sequence GTGAAACGAGTTGCGCTGATCGTCTCGGCGGCGTTGGCCGTGGCGGCTTGTGCGTCCGCGCCTGACACTGCGAGCAAGCCGGAAGCCCGCTCCTATCTCGTGAGCGAGAACGCGTCGGCCGACGTGGACGCTGCGTTGGCGCGGGCCAGGCAGTCGGGCAAACGGGTCCTGTTGGTGATGGGAGCCAACTGGTGCGGCGACAGCCGCGCCCTCGCCGGTTGGCTGGCTACCGATCGCTTCGCCGAACTGATCGAACGCAAGTACGAACTGGTCTTCGTGAATATCGGAATGCCAAGCAGCGGTGATGGACACAATCTGGGCATCGCCACCCGGTTCGGCATTCAGGAGTTGCCGGGTCTGCCGAATGTGCTGGTGCTGACAGGTGACGGTGTTCTGGTGAACCCGACGACGGCAACCCGTTGGGGGAACGCCGGGAGTCGCACGGGCGACGCAATCTACGATGAGTTGGCAGCCTTGGCCGACCTGCAACTCTGA
- a CDS encoding class I SAM-dependent methyltransferase: MSSFYDRQILPRLIGCACGAKPIRRQRAKIVPRARGRVLELGIGGGLNLAFYDPDRVESVTGVDPSEGLRDLAEDAPRPAGLTVEIVAGRAEALPFDSRSFDTVVCTFTLCSVQNPAAVLAEARRVLKTSGTFLYSEHGLSPDPGVQRWQRRIEPFWHPLAGGCHLTRPVTASIEAAGLVIEQVETMYLPGTPRAFGWCEWGEARPG, encoded by the coding sequence GTGAGCAGCTTCTATGATCGACAGATCCTGCCGCGTCTGATCGGCTGTGCCTGCGGTGCGAAGCCCATCCGCAGGCAGAGGGCGAAGATCGTGCCCCGCGCGCGCGGACGGGTGCTGGAGCTCGGCATCGGCGGCGGCCTCAACCTGGCCTTCTACGATCCCGACCGGGTGGAGAGCGTCACGGGCGTCGATCCCTCTGAAGGTCTGCGGGACCTGGCCGAGGACGCCCCTCGACCGGCAGGCCTGACGGTCGAGATCGTCGCGGGACGGGCCGAGGCGCTGCCGTTCGACAGCCGGAGTTTCGACACGGTCGTCTGCACCTTCACGCTTTGCTCGGTCCAGAACCCGGCTGCGGTCCTGGCCGAGGCCCGCCGGGTCCTCAAGACGTCGGGCACCTTTCTCTACAGCGAGCATGGCCTGTCGCCCGATCCCGGGGTGCAGCGGTGGCAGCGGCGCATCGAGCCCTTCTGGCACCCCCTGGCCGGCGGCTGTCACCTGACCCGTCCGGTAACCGCCTCGATTGAAGCGGCGGGCCTCGTCATCGAGCAAGTCGAGACGATGTATCTGCCCGGGACTCCCCGTGCGTTCGGCTGGTGTGAATGGGGCGAGGCCCGCCCGGGCTGA
- the recN gene encoding DNA repair protein RecN, producing the protein MLTALSIRDIVLVDALDLEVHGGLTVLTGETGAGKSIILDALGLALGARADAGLVRAGAKQASATAVFTAPDDPALIAMISERGFDVAPGEELILRRTLAADGRSRAFVNDQPAGVTALREIGQALVEVHGQHETVGLLDWKTHRALLDNYGGLQPQLDGVAAAAEKLKTAERTVADLKAAAADAASRAEELTQNLADLDDLDPRADEETELAGERAILGAAEKAVADLADARASLGGDKLSQKLSAALRAVEHARTRAGQAGTDPEHPLLQKLAAAAEAIDRTMVEAEEAIACVDAAANAFDFEPGRLDKAEERLFALRAAARKLNTSVDSLPTLRLRFREQLRLIEDGAEAISAAERAASAAREAYDVAAILLTSAREAAADRLTAAVMEELAPLKLERARFRVGFEPVTEGRRGPLGVETVRFEIATNAGTPFGPLDAIASGGELARFALAMKAALAGREDQRQPVMIFDEVDQGVGGAVASAVGARLERLSRGAQVLVVTHSPQVAARGHAHWKVRKADTGGMTMTTVDALDDEARREEIARMLSGAVVTDEARAAARSLIG; encoded by the coding sequence ATGCTGACCGCCCTCTCCATCCGCGACATCGTGCTGGTCGATGCGCTCGACCTCGAGGTCCATGGCGGCCTGACCGTGCTGACCGGCGAGACCGGGGCCGGCAAGTCGATCATCCTTGATGCCCTCGGCCTGGCGCTCGGTGCCCGGGCCGACGCCGGCCTTGTTCGCGCCGGCGCCAAACAGGCCTCGGCCACCGCCGTCTTCACCGCTCCCGACGACCCGGCCCTGATCGCCATGATCAGCGAGCGGGGCTTCGACGTCGCCCCGGGTGAGGAGCTGATCCTGCGCCGCACCCTCGCCGCCGACGGCCGCAGCCGCGCCTTCGTCAACGACCAGCCGGCGGGGGTCACCGCCCTGCGCGAGATCGGCCAGGCCCTGGTCGAGGTGCATGGCCAGCACGAGACCGTCGGCCTGCTGGACTGGAAGACCCACCGCGCCCTGCTCGACAACTACGGCGGCCTGCAGCCCCAGCTGGACGGCGTCGCCGCCGCCGCCGAGAAGCTCAAGACGGCCGAACGCACCGTCGCCGACCTCAAGGCCGCCGCCGCCGACGCCGCCTCGCGGGCCGAGGAACTGACGCAGAACCTCGCCGACCTCGACGACCTCGACCCGCGCGCCGACGAGGAGACCGAACTGGCCGGCGAACGCGCCATCCTCGGCGCCGCCGAGAAGGCCGTGGCCGACCTTGCCGACGCCCGCGCCTCCCTGGGCGGTGACAAGCTGTCCCAGAAGCTGTCGGCGGCCCTGCGCGCGGTCGAACATGCCCGGACCCGGGCCGGACAGGCGGGTACCGACCCCGAACACCCCCTGCTGCAGAAACTGGCCGCCGCTGCCGAGGCCATCGACCGCACCATGGTCGAGGCGGAAGAGGCCATCGCCTGCGTCGACGCCGCCGCCAACGCCTTCGACTTCGAGCCCGGCCGTCTGGACAAGGCCGAGGAGCGGCTGTTCGCCCTGCGCGCCGCCGCCCGCAAGCTGAACACCTCGGTCGACAGCCTGCCGACCTTGCGTCTCCGCTTCCGCGAACAGCTGCGCCTGATCGAGGACGGGGCCGAGGCCATCAGCGCCGCCGAACGCGCCGCCTCCGCCGCGCGCGAGGCCTATGACGTCGCCGCCATCCTGTTGACCTCCGCCCGTGAGGCCGCCGCCGACCGGCTGACCGCCGCCGTCATGGAAGAACTGGCGCCGCTGAAACTGGAGCGCGCCCGCTTCCGCGTCGGCTTCGAGCCGGTGACCGAGGGTCGTCGCGGCCCCCTGGGCGTCGAGACGGTCCGCTTCGAGATCGCCACCAACGCCGGCACCCCCTTCGGCCCGCTGGACGCCATCGCCTCGGGCGGCGAACTGGCCCGCTTCGCCCTTGCCATGAAGGCGGCCCTGGCCGGCCGCGAGGACCAGCGCCAGCCGGTGATGATCTTCGACGAGGTCGACCAGGGCGTCGGCGGTGCCGTGGCCTCCGCCGTCGGTGCCCGCCTGGAGCGCCTCTCGCGCGGCGCCCAGGTCCTGGTCGTCACCCACAGCCCCCAGGTCGCCGCCCGCGGCCACGCTCACTGGAAGGTCCGCAAGGCCGACACGGGCGGGATGACCATGACGACGGTGGATGCGCTGGACGATGAAGCGCGGCGGGAAGAGATCGCGCGGATGCTCTCGGGGGCGGTGGTCACGGACGAGGCGCGGGCGGCGGCGAGATCGCTGATCGGGTGA
- a CDS encoding outer membrane protein assembly factor BamD: MPASKFRAGLILATVAASALTISACGTRPERPRLAYEERPVEALYNTGYQRLQSNRWADAIDYFQEVERQHPYSEWSRRSILMQIYAYYQNNNYVEAIAASDRFIQLFPGNPSAPYAFYMKALCNFEQITDVGRDQGYAQAALDGLKDVQRRYPGTSYAIDATVKIDMVNDQLAGKEMAIGRYYQRAGQPLAAINRYKAVIDNEAYQRTSHTPEALYRLVEVNLELGLKEEATRNGAVLGFNYPGSPWYAEAYALLSEEGRTPDVAPTAQRESWLRRIIPG, encoded by the coding sequence TTGCCTGCTTCCAAATTCCGCGCCGGCCTGATCCTGGCCACCGTGGCGGCTTCGGCCCTGACGATCTCCGCCTGCGGCACCCGCCCCGAGCGGCCGCGCCTGGCCTATGAAGAACGGCCCGTCGAGGCGCTCTACAACACCGGCTACCAGCGCCTGCAGAGCAACCGCTGGGCCGATGCGATCGACTATTTCCAGGAAGTCGAACGCCAGCACCCCTATTCGGAGTGGTCGCGTCGCTCGATCCTGATGCAGATCTACGCCTACTATCAGAACAACAATTACGTTGAGGCCATCGCGGCCTCGGACCGCTTCATCCAGCTGTTCCCGGGCAATCCTTCGGCCCCGTACGCCTTCTACATGAAGGCCCTGTGCAATTTCGAACAGATCACCGACGTGGGCCGCGACCAGGGCTATGCCCAGGCGGCGCTGGACGGGCTGAAGGATGTGCAGCGCCGTTACCCCGGCACCTCCTACGCCATCGACGCCACGGTCAAGATCGACATGGTCAACGACCAGCTGGCCGGCAAGGAAATGGCCATCGGCCGTTACTACCAGCGCGCCGGCCAGCCGCTGGCCGCGATCAACCGCTACAAGGCGGTGATCGACAACGAAGCCTACCAGCGTACCTCGCACACGCCCGAGGCCCTCTACCGCCTGGTCGAGGTCAACCTCGAACTGGGCCTGAAGGAAGAGGCCACCCGCAACGGTGCCGTGCTCGGCTTCAACTATCCGGGCAGCCCCTGGTATGCCGAAGCCTATGCCCTGCTGTCCGAAGAGGGCCGGACCCCCGACGTCGCCCCGACCGCCCAGCGCGAAAGCTGGCTGCGCCGCATCATTCCGGGCTGA
- a CDS encoding ribose-phosphate pyrophosphokinase, whose protein sequence is MKLLSGNSNRILSQAIAAHLDMPLTKAQVKRFADNEVFAVIEENVRGEDVFVLQSTSYPANDNLMELLIMTDALVRASARRITAVMPYFGYARQDRKTGGRTPISAKLVANMITRAGAHRVLTMDLHAGQIQGFFDIPTDNLVATPVLAQDIKDHYPRGDDLMIVSPDVGGVVRARSLASRLNADLAIVDKRRARAGESEVMNIIGDVQGRRCILFDDIVDSGGTLVNAAKALMDKGATEVSAYISHGVLSGPAVQRITDGPLKELVITNSIEQPHEVLNCGKIRTVSVAPLIGEAIRRIANEESVSKLFD, encoded by the coding sequence ATGAAGCTGCTCTCTGGCAACTCCAACCGGATTCTGTCCCAGGCCATTGCGGCCCACCTCGACATGCCCCTGACCAAGGCCCAGGTGAAGCGGTTCGCCGACAACGAGGTCTTTGCGGTCATTGAGGAAAATGTCCGCGGCGAGGACGTCTTCGTCCTCCAGTCGACCAGCTATCCGGCCAATGACAATCTGATGGAACTGCTGATCATGACCGATGCCCTGGTGCGGGCGTCGGCGCGGCGGATCACGGCGGTCATGCCCTATTTCGGCTATGCGCGGCAGGACCGGAAGACCGGCGGCCGGACACCGATCTCGGCCAAGCTGGTGGCGAACATGATCACCCGGGCCGGGGCGCACCGGGTGCTGACGATGGATCTGCACGCCGGCCAGATCCAGGGCTTCTTCGACATTCCGACCGACAACCTCGTCGCCACCCCCGTGCTGGCCCAGGACATCAAGGATCACTATCCGCGCGGCGACGACCTGATGATCGTCTCGCCCGATGTCGGCGGCGTCGTGCGGGCGCGGTCGCTCGCCTCCCGTCTCAACGCCGATCTGGCCATCGTCGACAAGCGCCGGGCCCGGGCCGGCGAGAGCGAGGTCATGAACATCATCGGCGACGTCCAGGGCCGGCGCTGCATCCTGTTCGACGATATCGTCGACTCCGGCGGCACCCTGGTTAACGCCGCCAAGGCCTTGATGGACAAGGGCGCGACCGAGGTGTCGGCCTATATCAGCCACGGGGTGCTTTCGGGTCCGGCCGTGCAGCGGATCACCGACGGACCGCTGAAGGAACTGGTGATCACCAACTCGATCGAGCAACCGCACGAAGTTTTGAACTGCGGGAAAATCCGCACGGTTTCCGTGGCACCGCTGATCGGAGAGGCTATCCGGCGGATCGCCAACGAGGAATCGGTCTCCAAGCTGTTCGATTAA
- a CDS encoding 50S ribosomal protein L25/general stress protein Ctc yields the protein MAEIILNVDVRSGVGTGGARAARRAGMVPGVLYGGDKAPVAISVNERDFRKSLYTGKLLGHLVTLKYGTESQPVIARDVQFDPVTDRPLHFDLMRVDETQTIKIEVPVHFINQDKCEAFRQGATLEVVRHSVEVKVRADHIPEDLIVDLAGHKMGDTIRWTDLKGTKDVEPTITDRDFVIAAIKTSSAAISAAADDAHDAEVEATEQAASEAAAEDTAEG from the coding sequence ATGGCCGAGATCATTCTGAACGTGGACGTCCGTAGCGGCGTCGGCACTGGTGGCGCTCGCGCCGCGCGCCGCGCGGGCATGGTCCCGGGCGTGCTGTACGGCGGCGACAAGGCCCCCGTGGCTATCTCGGTGAACGAGCGCGACTTCCGCAAGTCGCTCTACACCGGCAAGCTGCTGGGTCACCTGGTGACGCTGAAGTACGGCACGGAATCGCAGCCGGTCATCGCACGCGATGTCCAGTTCGACCCGGTCACCGACCGTCCGCTGCACTTCGACCTCATGCGGGTCGACGAAACGCAGACGATCAAGATCGAAGTGCCGGTGCACTTCATCAACCAGGACAAGTGCGAAGCCTTCCGTCAGGGCGCGACCCTGGAAGTCGTCCGTCACTCTGTCGAGGTGAAGGTCCGCGCGGATCACATCCCGGAAGACCTGATCGTCGACCTGGCCGGCCACAAGATGGGCGACACCATCCGCTGGACCGACCTCAAGGGCACCAAGGACGTCGAGCCGACCATCACCGACCGCGATTTCGTGATCGCCGCGATCAAGACGTCTTCGGCCGCCATCTCGGCCGCTGCTGACGATGCTCACGACGCCGAAGTCGAAGCGACCGAACAGGCCGCCAGCGAAGCTGCCGCGGAAGACACCGCCGAGGGCTGA
- the pth gene encoding aminoacyl-tRNA hydrolase — protein MIIIAGLGNPGPKYQGNRHNIGFMAADEIARRWSFGPERAKFQSVIREGEVATAGGPVRILLMKPQTYMNESGRAVAEAARFYKVQPASVIIFHDEIDLAPGRFRMKTGGGAAGQNGVRSLISQLGPDFRRARMGVGHPGAPELVHGHVLSDFHKADRTWLEPMLDAVANALPFALAGDDDRYQAEVMRLAPAPKFSPRQAAEKAARDADRGD, from the coding sequence ATGATCATCATCGCCGGCCTGGGCAATCCGGGCCCCAAATACCAGGGCAACCGCCACAACATCGGTTTCATGGCCGCCGATGAGATCGCGCGCCGCTGGTCGTTCGGTCCCGAGCGGGCAAAATTCCAGTCGGTGATCCGCGAGGGCGAGGTCGCGACGGCCGGCGGTCCTGTGCGCATCCTGCTGATGAAGCCGCAGACCTATATGAACGAGAGCGGCCGGGCCGTGGCCGAGGCGGCGCGCTTCTACAAGGTCCAGCCCGCCTCGGTGATCATCTTCCATGACGAGATCGACCTGGCCCCCGGCCGTTTCCGGATGAAGACCGGTGGCGGGGCGGCCGGCCAGAACGGCGTGCGCAGCCTGATCAGCCAGCTCGGCCCCGACTTCCGCCGTGCCCGCATGGGCGTGGGCCACCCCGGCGCGCCGGAACTGGTGCACGGCCATGTGCTGAGCGACTTCCACAAGGCCGACCGGACCTGGCTGGAACCGATGCTGGACGCCGTCGCCAACGCCCTGCCCTTCGCCCTTGCCGGTGACGACGACCGCTACCAGGCCGAGGTCATGCGCCTGGCCCCCGCTCCCAAATTCAGCCCCCGTCAGGCGGCTGAGAAGGCGGCCCGGGACGCCGACCGGGGCGATTAA
- a CDS encoding copper chaperone PCu(A)C, translated as MTRSPLLALALLSLTACNNSGSYDGGEPATVQVSGAVCRPTPVGRQMTGCYLTLTSATADRLVSVASPDANLVQIHESRIESGMMMMRELREGLPLPAGETVALAPGGNHLMLLGVKEPLVAGDTVALTLTFEASPAVEVTATVGQPAPAASSAQP; from the coding sequence ATGACCCGCTCCCCGCTTCTCGCTCTCGCCCTGCTGTCCCTGACCGCCTGTAACAACTCGGGCAGCTACGACGGCGGCGAGCCGGCGACGGTGCAGGTCTCGGGAGCCGTCTGCCGTCCGACGCCGGTGGGCCGCCAGATGACCGGCTGCTATCTGACCCTGACCAGTGCGACCGCAGACCGGCTGGTCAGCGTCGCCAGCCCTGACGCCAATCTGGTCCAGATCCACGAGAGCCGGATCGAGAGCGGCATGATGATGATGCGCGAACTCCGCGAGGGCCTGCCCCTTCCCGCGGGTGAGACCGTGGCCCTTGCGCCGGGCGGCAATCACCTGATGCTGCTGGGGGTCAAGGAGCCGCTGGTGGCAGGAGATACAGTCGCCCTGACCCTGACGTTCGAGGCGTCACCGGCCGTCGAGGTGACCGCGACCGTCGGTCAACCTGCCCCGGCCGCTTCATCTGCACAGCCATAG
- a CDS encoding DJ-1/PfpI family protein: MLVSNRRTALLMGFLAALYPASAIAQDSREPVEPDHTMDDIPPSWSKPDQIAMLAYPGMTLLDLVGPQYMFASLLGATVHIVGRNLEPVTTDTGVTILPTTTFDACPADLTVLFAPGGTAGTLQAMADPATRAFVSDRGSRAAWVTSVCTGSMILGAAGLLDGFRATSHWIAKPHLATFGAVPTDGRVVRDRNRITGGGVTAGLDFGLELIALLRDPTYAQAVQLMCEYDPDPPFRSGSPATADPAVVQIVSGMFEGFSQQLGNVATGLAART, translated from the coding sequence GTGCTTGTTTCGAACCGTCGAACCGCCTTGCTGATGGGCTTTCTGGCCGCCCTCTATCCGGCCTCGGCCATCGCACAGGACTCCCGCGAGCCCGTCGAACCCGACCACACCATGGACGACATTCCCCCCTCCTGGTCGAAACCCGACCAGATCGCGATGCTGGCCTATCCGGGGATGACCCTGCTCGACCTCGTCGGGCCCCAGTACATGTTCGCCTCGCTGCTGGGAGCGACAGTTCACATTGTCGGCCGGAACCTTGAGCCGGTGACCACCGACACCGGGGTCACCATCCTGCCGACAACGACCTTCGACGCCTGTCCCGCCGATCTGACAGTCCTGTTCGCGCCGGGAGGGACGGCAGGGACACTTCAGGCCATGGCCGATCCTGCCACCCGGGCCTTTGTCTCCGATCGCGGCTCGCGCGCGGCCTGGGTGACGTCCGTCTGCACCGGATCAATGATCCTGGGGGCCGCAGGCCTCCTTGACGGCTTCCGGGCGACATCACACTGGATCGCCAAGCCCCATCTGGCGACCTTCGGGGCGGTGCCGACGGACGGTCGCGTCGTGCGGGACAGAAACCGGATCACGGGGGGCGGTGTGACCGCAGGGCTGGATTTCGGGCTGGAGCTGATCGCCCTGCTCCGCGATCCGACCTATGCCCAGGCCGTACAGTTGATGTGCGAATATGACCCCGACCCGCCGTTCCGGTCCGGCTCGCCCGCGACCGCAGACCCGGCGGTCGTCCAGATCGTATCGGGCATGTTCGAGGGATTTTCGCAGCAACTGGGCAATGTTGCGACCGGGTTGGCTGCACGGACCTGA